From the genome of Gavia stellata isolate bGavSte3 chromosome 3, bGavSte3.hap2, whole genome shotgun sequence, one region includes:
- the CHMP4C gene encoding charged multivesicular body protein 4c isoform X1, which translates to MSKISKFFKGGGSAASRGRGGPSPQEALARLRETEEMLSKKQEYLETRIERELAVARQHGTKNKRAALQALKRKKRYEKQLSQIDGTLSTIEFQREALENSHTNTEVLKNMGYAAQAMKKVHENMDLNKIDDLMQDITEQQDVAQEISDAISNRAAFGDEFDEDELMAELEELEQEELNKGMRDVRLPSVPSTSLPSRPGKLPACHFTFLVTKPSSTRKRAEDEDEMKKLAAWAS; encoded by the exons atgaGCAAGATTTCCAAGTTCTTCAAGGGGGGTGGCTCGGCCGCCtcccggggccgcggggggccCTCGCCGCAGGAGGCGCTGGCCCGGCTGCGGGAGACGGAGGAGATGCTCAGCAAGAAGCAGGAGTACCTGGAGACGAGGATTGAGCGGGAGCTGGCGGTAGCCCGGCAGCACGGCACCAAGAACAAGCGAG CTGCCTTACAagcactgaagagaaaaaagagatatGAGAAACAGTTGAGTCAAATTGATGGGACACTGTCAACCATTGAGTTCCAGAGAGAGGCATTGGAAAATTCCCATACCAACACAGAAGTGCTCAAGAATATGGGTTATGCTGCACAAGCTATGAAAAAAGTACATGAAAATAT GGACTTGAATAAAATTGATGATTTGATGCAAGACATCACTGAACAGCAAGATGTTGCCCAGGAAATTTCAGATGCTATCTCAAACCGAGCTGCCTTTGGTGATGAGTTTGATGAG GATGAGTTGATGGCAGAATTAGAAGAACTGGAGCAAGAAGAATTGAACAAGGGAATGAGAGATGTCAGGTTGCCAAGTGTTCCATCCACATCGCTGCCTTCTCGCCCTGGTAAACTGCCTGCTTGCcattttacatttcttgttactaagccat
- the CHMP4C gene encoding charged multivesicular body protein 4c isoform X2 — MSKISKFFKGGGSAASRGRGGPSPQEALARLRETEEMLSKKQEYLETRIERELAVARQHGTKNKRAALQALKRKKRYEKQLSQIDGTLSTIEFQREALENSHTNTEVLKNMGYAAQAMKKVHENMDLNKIDDLMQDITEQQDVAQEISDAISNRAAFGDEFDEDELMAELEELEQEELNKGMRDVRLPSVPSTSLPSRPASTRKRAEDEDEMKKLAAWAS; from the exons atgaGCAAGATTTCCAAGTTCTTCAAGGGGGGTGGCTCGGCCGCCtcccggggccgcggggggccCTCGCCGCAGGAGGCGCTGGCCCGGCTGCGGGAGACGGAGGAGATGCTCAGCAAGAAGCAGGAGTACCTGGAGACGAGGATTGAGCGGGAGCTGGCGGTAGCCCGGCAGCACGGCACCAAGAACAAGCGAG CTGCCTTACAagcactgaagagaaaaaagagatatGAGAAACAGTTGAGTCAAATTGATGGGACACTGTCAACCATTGAGTTCCAGAGAGAGGCATTGGAAAATTCCCATACCAACACAGAAGTGCTCAAGAATATGGGTTATGCTGCACAAGCTATGAAAAAAGTACATGAAAATAT GGACTTGAATAAAATTGATGATTTGATGCAAGACATCACTGAACAGCAAGATGTTGCCCAGGAAATTTCAGATGCTATCTCAAACCGAGCTGCCTTTGGTGATGAGTTTGATGAG GATGAGTTGATGGCAGAATTAGAAGAACTGGAGCAAGAAGAATTGAACAAGGGAATGAGAGATGTCAGGTTGCCAAGTGTTCCATCCACATCGCTGCCTTCTCGCCCTG